From a single Anabas testudineus chromosome 5, fAnaTes1.2, whole genome shotgun sequence genomic region:
- the LOC113153761 gene encoding protein shisa-5-like: MAGIVSSVLSTLVILCLSLLPAESGLTYTCSSYWDHDDFYHDTQKCGSQYCCGDCNKRYCCSEKKYRLTQEQQDSCPVRPGNQSKFSSIAIILGAIFGCIVALIPCVALIICCVTPCCLIHKKCQERRNQRNQTVITTVIGAPLQPPTPSGHQPSHPGYQPEPVQPGFGDYPMPSAPPPSYQEATDPANFPAPFTRGHPMYPSQPPGQSYELLPLSHGFAQHPYNPAYDPQA; encoded by the exons ATGGCAGGTATAGTTTCAAGTGTCTTGTCCACtcttgttattttgtgtctATCCCTGCTTCCAGCTGAATCGG GCCTTACTTATACCTGTAGCAGCTACTGGGACCATGATGATTTCTACCACGACACTCAGAAGTGTGGATCTCAGTACTGCTGTGGAGACTGCAACAAGAGATactgctgcagtgaaaagaaGTATCGTCTAACACAAGAACAGCAAGATAGCTGTCCTGTaag acCTGGCAATCAGAGCAAATTCAGCAGCATTGCCATAATTCTGGGAGCCATTTTTGGTTGTATTGTTGCACTCATACCCTGTGTAGCTCTAATCATCTGCTGTGTGACTCCTTGCTGCTTGATCCACAAGAAGTGTCAAGAAAGACGCAACCAAAGGAACCAGA CTGTAATAACCACCGTCATCGGTGCACCCCTGCAACCACCTACCCCCTCTGGGCATCAACCGTCCCACCCAGGTTACCAGCCTGAACCTGTCCAGCCTGGGTTTGGAGACTATCCCATGCCATCAGCACCACCACCGTCATACCAGGAAGCTA ctGATCCAGCTAACTTTCCAGCTCCATTTACTAGGGGCCATCCGATGTACCCCTCCCAACCTCCAGGCCAGTCCTATGAGCTGCTTCCTCTTTCGCATGGATTTGCACAGCACCCCTACAACCCAGCTTATGATCCACAGGCCTGA